A window of the Butyricimonas faecalis genome harbors these coding sequences:
- the metG gene encoding methionine--tRNA ligase yields the protein MSKFKRNLVTTALPYANGPVHIGHLAGVYVPADIYVRYLRKKGEDVAFIGGSDEHGVPITIKAQKEGVTPQDIVDRYHKIIKDSFEELGISFDIYSRTSSKTHHDLSSAFFKKLYDEGKFIEKTSMQFYDEKAGQFLADRYIVGKCPHCGNERAYGDQCEACGTSLNATDLIDPVSAITGNKPELKETKHWYLPLDQYEGWLKEWILEEHKEWKPNVYGQCKSWLDNGLQPRAVTRDLDWGVPVPIEGAEGKVLYVWFDAPIGYISATKDLTPEWEKYWKDPETRMIHFIGKDNIVFHCIIFPAMLKAEGSYILPDNVPANEFLNLEGDKISTSRNWAVWLHEYLVEFPGKQDVLRYVLTANAPETKDNDFTWKDFQTRNNSELVAIYGNFINRTLVLTQKYFDNRVPERGELTDYDKEVLAEIPQIVERVEKSLETFHFRDALKEAMNLARLGNKYLADTEPWKVIKTDEERVKTILNICLQISANLSTLMEPFMPFSSQKLREFMNIDVIDWDKMGDGVIPAGHELGEAGLLFEKIEDATIQAQIDKLLATKKANEMASVKAAPAKENIQFEDFMKMDIRVGKIIAAEKVAKTKKLMKLTVDTGIDQRTIVSGIAEHYTPEEVIGRQVSVLINLEPKPLKGIVSQGMILMAENADGTLSFVSPDKEVKPGSEVR from the coding sequence ATGAGTAAGTTCAAGAGAAATTTGGTTACCACGGCCTTGCCCTACGCGAATGGACCCGTGCATATCGGACACTTGGCAGGGGTATACGTGCCTGCCGATATTTACGTGAGGTATCTGAGGAAGAAAGGCGAGGATGTGGCATTTATCGGTGGATCGGACGAACACGGGGTGCCGATCACGATCAAGGCTCAAAAAGAGGGAGTGACCCCGCAGGATATTGTTGATCGTTATCACAAGATCATTAAGGATTCTTTCGAAGAACTGGGTATTTCGTTTGATATATATTCCCGGACAAGTTCAAAAACGCACCACGATTTGTCTTCCGCTTTTTTCAAGAAGTTGTATGACGAGGGGAAATTTATCGAGAAGACTTCCATGCAATTCTATGACGAGAAGGCCGGACAATTCTTGGCAGACCGTTATATCGTGGGGAAATGTCCCCATTGCGGAAACGAACGGGCATACGGGGATCAGTGTGAGGCTTGTGGAACTAGCTTGAACGCTACCGATTTGATTGATCCGGTGTCTGCCATCACGGGAAACAAACCGGAACTGAAAGAGACAAAGCACTGGTATCTGCCTTTGGATCAGTATGAAGGTTGGTTGAAAGAGTGGATATTAGAAGAACATAAAGAGTGGAAACCGAATGTTTACGGACAATGTAAATCCTGGTTGGACAACGGTTTGCAACCTCGTGCGGTGACCCGTGATTTGGATTGGGGTGTTCCCGTTCCGATCGAGGGAGCCGAAGGAAAAGTGCTTTACGTGTGGTTTGATGCCCCGATCGGGTATATTTCAGCCACGAAAGACTTGACTCCGGAATGGGAAAAATACTGGAAAGATCCGGAGACTCGGATGATTCATTTTATCGGGAAGGATAATATTGTTTTCCATTGTATCATTTTCCCGGCCATGTTGAAAGCCGAGGGTTCTTATATATTACCGGATAACGTGCCGGCTAACGAGTTCTTGAATTTGGAAGGTGATAAGATTTCCACTTCCCGGAATTGGGCGGTATGGTTGCACGAGTATCTCGTGGAGTTCCCCGGTAAACAGGACGTGTTACGTTACGTGCTGACGGCAAATGCTCCCGAGACAAAAGATAATGACTTTACCTGGAAAGATTTCCAAACCCGGAATAACAGCGAGTTGGTGGCTATCTATGGAAACTTCATTAACCGTACGCTGGTATTGACGCAAAAGTATTTCGACAACCGGGTACCGGAACGGGGAGAGTTGACGGATTACGATAAAGAGGTCTTGGCCGAGATTCCACAAATCGTGGAACGTGTGGAGAAGAGTCTGGAGACCTTCCATTTCCGCGATGCGTTGAAAGAGGCAATGAATCTGGCTCGTTTGGGGAATAAATATTTGGCGGATACCGAACCTTGGAAAGTGATCAAGACGGACGAGGAACGGGTGAAGACGATTTTGAATATCTGTTTACAGATTTCTGCCAACCTTTCCACGTTGATGGAACCGTTCATGCCGTTCTCTTCCCAGAAATTGCGAGAGTTCATGAATATTGACGTGATCGATTGGGATAAAATGGGAGATGGCGTGATTCCTGCCGGACATGAGCTGGGAGAGGCCGGGTTGTTGTTCGAGAAGATCGAGGATGCAACGATTCAAGCCCAGATCGATAAATTGTTGGCCACGAAGAAAGCAAACGAGATGGCTTCCGTGAAGGCTGCCCCTGCCAAGGAGAACATCCAGTTCGAGGATTTCATGAAGATGGATATTCGGGTAGGAAAGATCATTGCTGCCGAGAAAGTGGCTAAGACCAAGAAGTTGATGAAGTTGACCGTGGATACGGGAATTGATCAACGTACGATCGTTTCCGGTATCGCTGAGCATTATACTCCGGAAGAGGTGATCGGTCGCCAAGTCAGCGTGTTGATAAATTTGGAACCGAAACCGTTGAAAGGTATCGTATCGCAAGGAATGATCTTGATGGCCGAGAATGCCGATGGAACGCTTTCTTTTGTCTCTCCGGATAAAGAGGTGAAACCGGGCTCGGAAGTACGATAA
- a CDS encoding S66 peptidase family protein translates to MLRPIYLQPGDKVALISPSGIATKEQLDAACSLLTSWELEPVPGQHVLSRHGRLAGTDEERLHDLQTALDAEDIRAIWCMAGDYGMLRIVQEADYSIFQGNPKWVIGMNDITVLHAKLHSLGIESLHAFMPSNYKNTSPKVVTQLRNFLFGIISSYAIPAHPFNRTGIVETEMIGGMLQWVNNLHDTCIERNTRGTILFIEDPSDDLYEIDRSVKCMKYAGKFQHLAGLVVGEFGKDSTPGFKEEVYQLIHEAVEDYTYPVCFGLPVGHVRNNFPLILGANVELVVHPKGAELHFP, encoded by the coding sequence ATGTTACGACCTATATACCTGCAGCCGGGAGACAAGGTGGCTTTAATTTCACCCTCGGGTATCGCGACAAAAGAACAGCTGGATGCAGCATGTTCGCTCCTGACTTCTTGGGAGTTGGAACCCGTACCCGGACAACACGTTCTCTCCCGACACGGAAGATTGGCAGGCACGGACGAAGAACGATTACATGATTTGCAAACAGCCCTTGACGCCGAGGACATCCGGGCCATCTGGTGCATGGCGGGAGATTACGGTATGTTACGTATCGTGCAGGAAGCAGATTACTCCATATTCCAAGGAAACCCCAAATGGGTGATCGGTATGAATGACATCACGGTATTACATGCCAAACTCCATTCTCTCGGGATCGAGAGTTTACACGCCTTCATGCCGTCCAACTACAAGAACACCTCTCCGAAAGTAGTCACGCAATTACGGAATTTCCTTTTCGGGATCATCTCCTCATACGCCATCCCCGCCCACCCGTTCAACCGGACGGGAATCGTGGAAACCGAAATGATCGGCGGTATGCTGCAATGGGTGAATAACCTGCATGACACTTGCATCGAACGGAACACGAGAGGAACAATCCTTTTCATCGAGGACCCGTCTGACGATCTGTACGAAATCGACCGGAGCGTGAAATGTATGAAATACGCCGGGAAATTCCAGCACTTGGCCGGACTGGTCGTCGGGGAATTCGGGAAAGACTCGACCCCGGGATTTAAAGAAGAAGTGTATCAACTGATCCATGAAGCCGTGGAAGATTACACGTACCCCGTGTGCTTCGGCCTTCCGGTCGGACACGTACGCAACAATTTTCCCCTGATCCTGGGTGCAAACGTGGAATTAGTCGTTCACCCGAAAGGAGCGGAACTACATTTCCCCTGA